Proteins encoded in a region of the Phycisphaerae bacterium genome:
- a CDS encoding RNA polymerase subunit sigma, giving the protein MQDLTAILRAAASGDGEASSQLLPLVYDELRSLAAAKMGKEPAGHTLQPTALVHEAFLRLCRNGQQNWENRAHFFCAAAEAMRRILVERARRCHQRKRGGGRVRVPLNENWCAPNKVGAQLDTLDVDEALSKLERFDGRLADIVKLRCFAAMNIAQTAESLGLSARTVSREWRLAKAWLAKELEAGPGAAPRS; this is encoded by the coding sequence ATGCAGGATTTGACCGCCATTCTCAGAGCGGCTGCATCAGGGGACGGAGAAGCCTCATCTCAATTGCTGCCCTTGGTTTATGACGAGCTGCGCAGCTTGGCTGCGGCCAAAATGGGCAAAGAGCCGGCCGGACACACGCTTCAACCGACCGCACTGGTGCACGAGGCCTTCTTACGCTTGTGCCGAAATGGCCAGCAGAACTGGGAGAACCGAGCTCATTTTTTCTGCGCAGCCGCCGAGGCCATGAGGCGGATACTCGTCGAGCGGGCTCGGCGCTGCCATCAGCGCAAACGGGGCGGCGGGCGGGTCCGCGTACCACTCAACGAGAACTGGTGTGCCCCGAACAAGGTAGGAGCCCAGTTGGACACGCTGGATGTGGACGAAGCTCTCAGCAAGCTTGAGAGATTTGACGGCCGGCTGGCTGACATCGTCAAGTTGCGTTGCTTTGCTGCCATGAACATTGCCCAGACAGCCGAATCGCTTGGGCTTTCGGCGAGAACGGTGAGCCGGGAATGGCGGCTGGCCAAGGCGTGGCTGGCCAAAGAGCTCGAAGCCGGGCCGGGCGCGGCTCCGCGGTCGTAG